In one Micromonospora polyrhachis genomic region, the following are encoded:
- a CDS encoding bifunctional acetate--CoA ligase family protein/GNAT family N-acetyltransferase, with amino-acid sequence MDRSANVLLSDGTTVHLRQIHPDDAPAIVAMHSRFSERTRYLRYFSPYPRIPDRDLRRFVTVDHRDREAFVVLSGVDIIAVGRYDRLGPEAIEAEVAFVVEDAYQGRGIGSVLLEHLAEAARQEGITRFVAEVLPANAKMLRVFADFGYQVTRQYADGVVHLTFPIAPTEQSLEVQRDREHRTEARSIARLLNPRAVAVYGASSSGQGVGAAVLGHLRDGGFTGEIVPVHPQADRVGGLPAYRSAGDVGFDIDLAVVAVPTEAVADAVADAGSANAHGLVVISSGFAESGPAGALAQAALLRQAHAAGMRVVGPNCLGIANTDERVRLNATLAPALPGAGRVGFFSQSGTFGVALLAEADRRGLGLSSFVSAGNRADVSGNDLLQYWQDDPGTDVIMLYLESFGNPHKFARLARRISRTKPVVALASPAREPGPEPGSAVGPDAKAVTELFARSGVIRVDTVAELFDAGVLLANQPLPAGRRVGIVGNSSALSRLAATACRAGGLTVAEGHPLDVGSEAGVPVFAAALDAAMADDGVDALVVVFAPPLPGRAVDEDVDFASALAGVALTGDKPIVAASLVDRLPAGVPAYPSVEEAVRALARVAGYADWLRRPPGQLPELSNMDPAVARRALAEDGPGLAERLLRAYGVPVVPSTRAGSAAEAVAAARQWGLPVALKAAREGLRHRLDLGAVRLELATEAAVRRAYDELAGLFGTDVLVQPMVAPGVACVVEMVEDPAFGSVVGFGLGGVASELLGDRAWRAAPLTDRDAAGLIDEPRAAPLLHGYRGAEAVDRAALTDLLLRVGRLVDEHPQVRTLTLNPVLVRPGGLSVLHASVRVDAAAIRPDTGPRRL; translated from the coding sequence ATGGACCGCTCCGCGAACGTCCTGCTCAGCGACGGGACCACCGTCCACCTGCGGCAGATCCACCCCGACGACGCCCCCGCCATCGTGGCGATGCACTCCCGGTTCTCCGAGCGCACCCGCTACCTGCGTTACTTCTCGCCGTACCCACGCATCCCGGACCGGGACCTGCGGCGGTTCGTGACCGTCGACCACCGCGACCGGGAGGCGTTCGTGGTGCTCTCCGGCGTGGACATCATCGCCGTCGGTCGCTATGACCGGCTCGGGCCGGAGGCCATCGAGGCGGAGGTGGCCTTCGTGGTGGAGGACGCCTACCAGGGGCGGGGCATCGGGTCCGTACTGCTGGAGCACCTGGCCGAGGCCGCCCGGCAGGAGGGGATCACCCGGTTCGTCGCCGAGGTGTTACCGGCCAACGCCAAGATGCTCCGGGTCTTCGCCGACTTCGGTTACCAGGTGACGCGTCAGTACGCCGACGGGGTGGTGCACCTGACCTTCCCGATCGCCCCCACCGAGCAGTCGCTGGAAGTGCAGCGGGACCGCGAACACCGTACCGAGGCCCGGTCGATCGCCCGGCTGCTGAATCCGCGTGCGGTGGCCGTCTACGGGGCCAGCAGTAGTGGACAGGGGGTAGGTGCGGCGGTCCTGGGCCACCTGCGGGACGGTGGCTTCACCGGCGAGATAGTGCCCGTACACCCGCAGGCGGACCGGGTAGGCGGGCTGCCGGCGTACCGGTCGGCGGGTGACGTGGGGTTCGACATCGACCTGGCGGTCGTCGCGGTGCCGACCGAGGCGGTGGCCGACGCGGTCGCCGACGCCGGCAGCGCCAACGCGCACGGCCTGGTGGTGATCTCCTCCGGCTTCGCCGAGTCCGGCCCGGCGGGTGCGCTCGCACAGGCGGCCCTGCTCCGGCAGGCGCACGCCGCCGGAATGCGGGTGGTCGGCCCGAACTGCCTGGGCATCGCCAACACCGACGAGCGGGTACGCCTCAACGCCACCCTCGCCCCGGCGCTGCCCGGTGCCGGGCGAGTCGGCTTCTTCAGCCAGTCCGGCACGTTCGGGGTGGCGTTGCTGGCCGAGGCGGACCGGCGTGGGCTCGGCCTGTCCAGCTTCGTGTCGGCCGGTAACCGGGCCGACGTCTCCGGCAACGATCTGCTGCAGTACTGGCAGGACGATCCGGGCACCGACGTGATCATGCTTTACCTGGAGAGCTTCGGAAATCCACACAAGTTCGCCCGGTTGGCCCGGCGGATCAGCCGGACGAAACCCGTGGTGGCGCTCGCCTCCCCGGCGCGCGAGCCGGGCCCGGAACCGGGGTCGGCCGTCGGGCCGGACGCCAAGGCGGTGACGGAGTTGTTCGCCCGGTCCGGGGTGATCCGGGTGGACACCGTCGCCGAACTGTTCGACGCCGGGGTGCTGCTGGCCAACCAGCCGCTACCGGCCGGCCGGCGGGTCGGCATCGTCGGAAACTCCTCGGCACTGTCCCGGCTGGCCGCGACCGCCTGTCGGGCCGGCGGGCTGACCGTCGCCGAGGGGCATCCGTTGGATGTCGGCTCCGAGGCGGGCGTCCCGGTCTTCGCCGCCGCGCTCGACGCCGCGATGGCCGACGACGGTGTCGACGCCCTGGTCGTGGTCTTCGCCCCACCGCTGCCGGGCCGCGCCGTTGACGAGGACGTCGACTTCGCCTCGGCGCTGGCCGGGGTGGCCCTGACCGGGGACAAACCCATCGTGGCGGCCTCCCTGGTGGACCGACTGCCGGCCGGGGTGCCGGCGTACCCCTCGGTGGAGGAGGCGGTACGGGCCCTGGCCCGGGTGGCCGGCTACGCCGACTGGCTGCGGCGGCCACCGGGCCAGCTGCCCGAACTGTCCAACATGGACCCGGCCGTGGCCCGTCGGGCGCTGGCCGAGGACGGCCCCGGGCTGGCCGAGCGGCTGCTGCGGGCGTACGGCGTGCCGGTCGTACCGTCGACCCGAGCGGGCTCGGCTGCGGAGGCCGTCGCGGCGGCTCGACAGTGGGGGCTGCCGGTGGCGCTCAAGGCGGCCCGGGAGGGGCTGCGGCACCGGCTCGACCTGGGCGCGGTCCGTCTGGAACTGGCCACCGAGGCGGCGGTACGCCGGGCGTACGACGAACTGGCCGGGCTGTTCGGCACCGACGTGCTGGTGCAGCCGATGGTGGCCCCGGGCGTCGCGTGCGTGGTGGAGATGGTCGAGGACCCGGCGTTCGGTTCGGTGGTCGGTTTCGGGCTGGGCGGGGTGGCGAGCGAACTGCTCGGGGATCGGGCCTGGCGGGCGGCACCGCTGACCGACCGGGACGCCGCTGGCCTGATCGACGAGCCACGGGCCGCGCCGCTGCTGCACGGCTACCGGGGGGCCGAGGCGGTCGACCGGGCCGCGCTGACGGACCTGCTGCTGCGGGTGGGCCGGCTGGTAGACGAGCACCCGCAGGTGCGGACACTGACCCTCAATCCGGTGCTGGTCCGGCCGGGGGGACTGTCGGTGCTGCACGCATCGGTACGGGTGGACGCGGCGGCGATACGTCCGGACACCGGCCCCCGGCGCCTCTGA
- a CDS encoding acetoin utilization protein AcuC — translation MSDGTVVMWDEALLAYDLGDHPLDPVRVELTIALAQELGVLDRPGVQVMTPSPADEAALSRVHRPEYLDAVRAAPDDPFFSGYGLGTADNPIFDGMHESSALIAGASLTAAELVWRGEARRAVNVAGGLHHAMAGRAAGFCVYNDPAVAIARLLDLGAERVAYVDIDVHHGDGVQQIFYNDPRVLTVSLHETPLALFPGTGFPDETGAPGAEGSAVNLPLPPSTGDAGWLRAFHAVVPSVLRAYRPQILVTQCGADSHRADPLADLRLSVDGQRASYLALRALADELCEGRWVATGGGGYALVEVVPRAWTHLLAVATGEPLDPATLTPPDWRKLAQVRRPHREVPLRMTDDVDLSFEPWQPSGEPDAVDRAIIATRKEVFPLLGLDPHDPRD, via the coding sequence ATGTCGGACGGCACAGTGGTGATGTGGGACGAGGCGTTGCTGGCCTACGACCTGGGTGACCATCCACTCGATCCGGTCCGGGTCGAGCTGACCATCGCACTCGCCCAGGAGTTGGGCGTCCTTGACCGGCCCGGCGTGCAGGTGATGACACCGTCACCGGCCGACGAGGCGGCGCTGAGCCGGGTGCACCGACCGGAGTACCTCGACGCGGTGCGGGCCGCGCCGGACGACCCCTTCTTCTCCGGCTACGGCCTCGGTACGGCGGACAACCCGATCTTCGACGGGATGCACGAGTCGAGTGCCCTGATCGCCGGGGCCAGCCTGACCGCAGCCGAACTGGTCTGGCGCGGTGAGGCACGGCGGGCGGTCAACGTGGCCGGTGGGCTGCACCACGCCATGGCCGGCCGGGCAGCTGGATTCTGTGTCTACAACGACCCGGCGGTGGCCATCGCCCGGCTGCTGGACCTGGGCGCCGAGCGGGTCGCCTACGTCGACATCGACGTGCACCACGGCGACGGGGTGCAGCAGATCTTCTACAACGACCCCCGAGTGCTGACGGTCAGCCTGCACGAGACGCCGCTCGCCCTCTTCCCGGGCACCGGCTTCCCGGACGAGACGGGAGCCCCCGGTGCCGAGGGCAGCGCGGTCAACCTGCCCCTGCCACCGAGTACGGGAGACGCCGGGTGGCTGCGTGCCTTCCACGCCGTCGTCCCGTCGGTGCTGCGGGCGTACCGGCCGCAGATCCTGGTGACCCAGTGTGGAGCGGACAGCCATCGTGCCGACCCCCTGGCCGACCTGCGCCTATCGGTCGACGGGCAGCGCGCCAGCTACCTGGCACTGCGGGCACTCGCCGACGAGTTGTGCGAGGGCCGGTGGGTGGCCACCGGAGGGGGTGGGTACGCCCTGGTCGAGGTGGTGCCCCGGGCCTGGACCCATCTGCTCGCGGTGGCCACCGGTGAGCCCCTCGACCCGGCCACACTGACCCCACCGGACTGGCGCAAACTGGCCCAGGTGCGCCGACCACACCGGGAGGTGCCGCTGCGGATGACCGACGACGTGGACCTTTCGTTCGAGCCGTGGCAGCCCAGCGGTGAGCCGGATGCGGTGGACCGCGCCATCATCGCCACCCGTAAGGAGGTGTTCCCGCTGCTCGGCCTCGACCCGCACGACCCACGGGACTGA
- a CDS encoding sulfurtransferase — translation MSESADLLVSPSALAPELVAADSPTLLDVRWRLGGPSRRDEYAVGHLPGAVFVELDELCGPAGVGGRHPLPDPVTLRDVLRAAGVRAEHPVVVYDGGEGLPAARLWWTLRWAGHRQVRILDGGYPAWRAAGLLISTDLPEPVPGDIEIRPGALPVLDARTAADLAVDADAVLIDARAPERFRGETEPIDPVAGHIPGAVNLPANELTGAEGRWPDADDLRSRFARVGVAPEVRVGAYCGSGVTAAHTVFALHLAGRLDAALYVGSWSDWVTDPSRPVATGPADESPAT, via the coding sequence GTGTCCGAATCCGCTGACCTTCTGGTCTCCCCGAGCGCCCTTGCCCCGGAGCTGGTCGCTGCCGATTCGCCCACCCTCCTCGACGTCCGGTGGCGGCTCGGCGGTCCGTCCCGGCGCGACGAGTATGCCGTCGGGCACCTGCCGGGGGCGGTCTTCGTGGAGCTGGACGAGTTGTGCGGCCCCGCCGGGGTCGGCGGGCGGCACCCGCTGCCCGATCCGGTAACGCTGCGCGACGTGCTGCGGGCGGCCGGCGTACGGGCCGAACACCCGGTGGTGGTCTACGACGGTGGTGAGGGGCTGCCGGCGGCCCGGCTCTGGTGGACCCTGCGCTGGGCCGGACACCGGCAGGTCCGCATCCTCGACGGCGGATATCCGGCCTGGCGGGCGGCGGGGCTGCTGATCAGCACCGACCTGCCGGAGCCCGTACCGGGCGACATCGAGATCCGACCCGGCGCGCTGCCGGTGCTCGATGCCCGGACCGCCGCCGACCTGGCTGTCGACGCGGACGCCGTACTGATCGACGCGCGGGCACCCGAACGGTTTCGGGGGGAGACCGAACCCATCGACCCGGTCGCCGGGCACATTCCGGGCGCGGTCAACCTGCCGGCGAACGAGCTGACCGGGGCGGAGGGCCGCTGGCCCGACGCCGACGACCTCCGGTCCCGGTTCGCCCGGGTCGGGGTCGCCCCCGAGGTACGCGTCGGCGCGTACTGCGGCTCCGGGGTGACCGCCGCGCACACCGTGTTCGCCCTGCACCTGGCCGGCCGGCTGGACGCCGCCCTCTATGTCGGTTCGTGGAGCGACTGGGTCACCGACCCGTCCCGTCCGGTGGCCACCGGACCAGCCGACGAGTCGCCGGCCACCTAG
- a CDS encoding metal-dependent transcriptional regulator, with the protein MNDLVDTTEMYLRTILELEEEGVPPLRARIAERLSQSGPTVSQTVARMERDGLLTVEDDRSLQLTDLGRANAVAVMRKHRLAELLLVNVIGMPYEEAHEEACRWEHVMSDAVEKKVYDLLNRPTRSPYGNPIPGLEALGDSVPPSTEAADGERNLAFPGLSGPVVVRRICESVQTDADVLRQLHAAGVDPGATVTVAQERDAVTINRSGDKIRLPREVASRVFVAAH; encoded by the coding sequence GTGAACGACCTTGTCGACACCACTGAGATGTACCTGCGCACCATCCTTGAGCTGGAAGAGGAGGGGGTGCCGCCGCTGCGTGCCCGGATCGCCGAGCGGCTGAGCCAGAGCGGGCCCACCGTGAGCCAGACCGTCGCCCGCATGGAACGGGACGGCCTGCTGACGGTGGAGGACGACCGCAGCCTGCAACTCACCGACCTCGGCCGGGCCAACGCCGTGGCTGTCATGCGCAAGCACCGCCTCGCCGAACTGTTGCTGGTCAACGTGATCGGTATGCCCTACGAGGAGGCCCACGAGGAGGCCTGCCGCTGGGAGCACGTGATGAGCGACGCGGTGGAGAAGAAGGTCTACGACCTGCTCAACCGCCCCACCCGGTCGCCCTACGGCAACCCGATCCCCGGCCTGGAGGCGCTCGGCGATTCGGTGCCGCCCAGCACCGAAGCCGCCGACGGCGAGCGCAACCTGGCCTTCCCGGGGCTGTCCGGCCCGGTCGTGGTGCGTCGCATCTGCGAGAGTGTGCAGACCGATGCCGACGTGCTGCGGCAGCTGCACGCCGCAGGCGTCGACCCGGGCGCGACCGTGACCGTCGCCCAGGAGCGCGACGCGGTGACAATCAACCGCTCGGGCGACAAGATCCGGCTCCCCCGCGAGGTCGCGTCCCGCGTCTTCGTCGCCGCCCACTGA
- the lhgO gene encoding L-2-hydroxyglutarate oxidase, whose protein sequence is MARYVVIGGGIVGLATAHRILLDRPDAEVTVLEKEPRLAAHQTGRNSGVIHAGVYYRPGSLKARLCAAGSRSMVEFCAENDIPVRVCGKLIVATEEDELPRLRALHERAVANGLPVRLVSPAEASEHEPALRCVEALHVASTGIVDFTQVSRALAGRAEQAGARIRLWARVTGIVTRGGEQVVRTTAGEVVADVLVNCAGLHADRVARLAGVTPSASIVPFRGEYYELRPERRDLVRGLIYPVPDPRFPFLGVHLTRMIDGGVHAGPNAVLALAREGYSWGRVDPRAVVELVGHPGLWRLARRHLRYGLTEVRRSLSRRRFARSLARLVPELTERDLLPAPAGVRAQAVTADGALVDDFLVVAGPRQVHVLNAPSPAATSSLEIARHVVSRLPTDRSPG, encoded by the coding sequence ATGGCGAGGTACGTGGTGATCGGTGGGGGCATCGTCGGGCTGGCTACCGCGCACCGGATCCTCCTGGATCGGCCGGACGCCGAGGTGACCGTGCTGGAGAAGGAGCCCCGGTTGGCCGCGCACCAGACCGGGCGCAACTCCGGGGTGATCCATGCCGGGGTCTACTACCGGCCGGGCAGCCTGAAGGCGCGGCTCTGCGCGGCGGGCAGCCGGTCCATGGTCGAGTTCTGTGCGGAGAACGACATTCCGGTACGGGTGTGCGGAAAGCTCATCGTGGCCACGGAAGAGGACGAGCTGCCCCGGCTCCGGGCACTGCACGAGCGGGCGGTCGCCAACGGGCTGCCGGTACGCCTGGTCAGCCCGGCCGAGGCCAGCGAGCACGAGCCGGCCCTACGGTGTGTCGAGGCGCTGCACGTCGCCTCGACCGGCATCGTCGACTTCACCCAGGTCAGCCGGGCCCTGGCCGGGCGGGCCGAACAGGCCGGTGCCCGGATCCGGTTATGGGCTCGGGTTACCGGGATCGTGACCCGGGGCGGTGAGCAGGTGGTCCGGACCACAGCCGGCGAGGTGGTCGCCGACGTGCTGGTCAACTGCGCTGGGCTGCACGCCGACCGGGTTGCCCGACTGGCCGGTGTGACGCCTTCTGCGTCGATCGTCCCGTTCAGGGGTGAATATTATGAACTGCGGCCAGAGCGGCGGGACCTCGTCCGGGGTCTGATCTATCCCGTGCCGGACCCGAGGTTTCCCTTTCTCGGCGTACACCTCACCCGCATGATCGACGGCGGGGTGCACGCCGGTCCGAACGCCGTACTGGCGCTGGCCCGGGAGGGCTACTCGTGGGGGCGGGTCGACCCGCGCGCGGTGGTCGAACTGGTCGGCCACCCGGGGTTGTGGCGACTGGCCCGCCGTCACCTGCGCTACGGACTCACCGAGGTACGCCGTTCGCTGTCCCGCCGCCGGTTCGCGCGCAGTCTGGCCCGGCTGGTGCCCGAGCTGACCGAGCGGGACCTGCTGCCCGCCCCCGCCGGGGTACGCGCCCAGGCGGTCACCGCCGACGGCGCGCTGGTCGACGACTTCCTCGTCGTCGCCGGCCCCCGGCAGGTGCACGTGCTCAACGCACCGTCGCCAGCGGCGACCAGCTCGCTGGAGATCGCCCGCCACGTCGTGTCCCGGTTGCCCACCGACCGGTCACCTGGCTGA
- a CDS encoding DUF5522 domain-containing protein, whose amino-acid sequence MRGEQGRRLPLAPRPLDQPHPGRLAPDHPARDRILAAHAAALAAEEAGYPDPDTGLFVLTASFLAHRGTCCGRGCRHCPYVDDGPVGEGTVTAPPDR is encoded by the coding sequence ATGCGGGGCGAGCAGGGACGGCGACTGCCGCTGGCACCGCGGCCGCTGGACCAGCCACATCCGGGCCGGCTGGCACCGGACCACCCGGCCCGAGACCGGATCCTGGCGGCCCACGCCGCGGCGCTCGCCGCCGAGGAGGCCGGCTATCCCGATCCGGACACCGGGCTCTTCGTCCTCACCGCCAGCTTTCTGGCGCACCGTGGGACCTGCTGCGGTCGGGGGTGCCGACATTGCCCGTACGTCGACGACGGGCCGGTCGGTGAGGGGACAGTCACCGCCCCGCCGGACCGGTAG
- a CDS encoding C39 family peptidase — protein sequence MTSLTRWLPAITRTTSAKTALTAAGIAVTAAALAGPAAAHAAPTMTTAKKPAKDKELQYQYRAQENYYYCGPAAARIAASTNGQTPSQDDMARKLGTTTSGTNSAEDTSRVLKEVTGKDYKTTAIRGPWATPAEMDRLQADVAEAIDKDKAVIANVRGSGTDTYGTTRSYPGGHYVTVVGYQDEGRKVRVADPADPRGDGTYWMSTINLANWIAERGYSS from the coding sequence GTGACCAGCCTCACCCGGTGGCTCCCGGCCATCACCAGGACCACCAGCGCCAAGACCGCACTGACCGCCGCCGGCATCGCCGTCACCGCCGCCGCACTCGCCGGCCCGGCCGCCGCGCACGCCGCACCGACCATGACCACGGCGAAAAAGCCGGCCAAGGACAAGGAACTCCAGTACCAGTACCGGGCCCAGGAGAACTACTACTACTGTGGCCCCGCCGCCGCCCGGATCGCGGCCAGCACCAACGGCCAGACCCCCAGCCAGGACGACATGGCCCGCAAGCTCGGCACCACCACCAGCGGCACCAACTCCGCCGAGGACACCAGCCGGGTGTTGAAGGAAGTCACCGGCAAGGACTACAAGACCACGGCCATCCGAGGGCCGTGGGCCACCCCTGCCGAGATGGACCGCCTCCAGGCCGACGTCGCCGAAGCCATCGACAAGGACAAGGCCGTCATCGCCAACGTACGGGGTAGCGGCACCGACACCTACGGGACCACCCGTTCCTACCCGGGCGGCCACTACGTCACCGTGGTCGGCTACCAGGACGAGGGGCGCAAGGTACGGGTCGCCGACCCGGCCGACCCTCGGGGCGACGGTACCTACTGGATGAGCACCATCAACCTGGCCAACTGGATCGCCGAACGCGGCTACTCCTCCTGA
- a CDS encoding outer membrane protein assembly factor BamB family protein yields MLGEFRWERQLHQRGVAADVAVAQGRIVVHERRSRLVCLDSRDGTVHWDAPVGDWPRGFVIAGDRCLVLTSGSHQLICLDLVTGTTLWRVSLPVYTGHVTATADTVLVGGWRDYTPLVAFDLYDGRPLWRTSTSVAAMLPLAWGGGVLLGRAREAWLLHPRDGSELGRWRLPEPMAVSDAATFTAVGPDRCLVPCGPRSIVALRLSSGAVDRFFDHHVDLVVTATEFTAGIVWVRERRAGYLAVDPVRGSTMCRVDVGQPLVGGIVPTGPGFVLAGENGTLYRVGADGVVVGRLSVTRRIAALADLGTGGLVMVTKGTLRAVESYAPRAGDQGEEACLGRTRATGEPAGSRLPGRGASYDGRRPGVAQEE; encoded by the coding sequence ATGCTTGGGGAGTTCCGCTGGGAGCGACAGTTACATCAGCGCGGGGTCGCTGCGGACGTGGCGGTGGCGCAGGGGCGGATCGTCGTGCATGAGCGGCGCAGCCGACTCGTCTGCCTGGACAGCCGGGACGGTACGGTCCACTGGGATGCCCCGGTGGGGGACTGGCCGCGTGGCTTCGTCATCGCGGGTGATCGTTGCCTGGTCCTGACGTCGGGCAGCCACCAGTTGATCTGCCTCGACCTGGTGACCGGGACGACACTGTGGCGTGTTTCCCTGCCGGTTTACACCGGGCACGTCACTGCGACAGCAGACACCGTCCTGGTGGGTGGTTGGCGGGACTACACCCCACTGGTCGCGTTCGATCTGTACGACGGGCGACCGCTGTGGCGTACGTCCACGTCGGTGGCGGCGATGCTTCCGCTGGCCTGGGGCGGTGGGGTGCTGCTCGGCCGCGCGCGGGAGGCTTGGTTGCTCCACCCCCGGGACGGGAGTGAACTGGGGCGGTGGCGGCTGCCCGAGCCGATGGCGGTGAGCGACGCCGCGACGTTCACGGCGGTTGGTCCGGACCGTTGCCTGGTGCCGTGCGGCCCTCGGTCCATCGTGGCCCTTCGACTCTCCTCCGGTGCCGTGGACCGGTTCTTCGACCATCACGTCGACCTCGTGGTCACCGCCACCGAGTTCACCGCCGGCATCGTCTGGGTGCGGGAGCGCCGCGCCGGTTACCTGGCCGTCGATCCGGTACGTGGTTCGACGATGTGCCGGGTGGATGTGGGGCAGCCATTGGTCGGCGGGATCGTCCCCACCGGACCGGGGTTCGTGCTGGCTGGCGAGAACGGCACGCTATATCGCGTCGGGGCTGATGGTGTGGTAGTGGGACGACTGTCGGTGACCCGCCGGATTGCCGCCCTGGCCGATCTTGGTACAGGTGGGCTGGTCATGGTGACCAAGGGAACGCTGCGGGCCGTCGAGTCGTACGCCCCTCGGGCCGGTGACCAGGGCGAAGAAGCGTGCCTGGGGCGAACAAGAGCGACCGGGGAGCCGGCGGGCAGCCGGCTCCCCGGTCGCGGGGCGTCGTACGACGGGCGTCGGCCCGGCGTGGCTCAGGAGGAGTAG